From Cellulomonas oligotrophica, a single genomic window includes:
- a CDS encoding DUF58 domain-containing protein, whose amino-acid sequence MALTRRAVLLALLGLVPVVLLPVPATVLLWAVVVVVLCGVDVALSASPRRVAITRSVPAQVRLTEPATSELTLRNVGTRRLHAQVRDAWPPSALPDAASPTGVRTPRHRVHLPAGEAARVRTDLLPTRRGDLQADRVTVRTVGPLGLAGRQASLPVPGRLRVLPEFASRRHLPSRLARLREMDGRAAVLVRGQGTEFDSLREYVVGDDVRSIDWRATARRGDVVVRTWRPERDRRVLIVLDTSRTSAARVLDAPRLEASVEAALLLSALAGHAGDRVEMVAYDRRVRARVTDTTRVLPAMAQALAGVQPALVETDWPGVVGQVRSRLSRRALVVLLTSLDPSAVEQGLLGVVGQLTRRHQVVLASVADPELEALRTARGSADAVFDAAAAERAAIERVAVTTRLRQRGVEVVEALPEDLAPRLADTYLALKAAGRL is encoded by the coding sequence GTGGCGCTGACCCGGCGGGCCGTCCTGCTCGCGCTGCTCGGGCTCGTCCCGGTGGTGCTGCTGCCCGTGCCCGCGACCGTGCTGCTGTGGGCGGTGGTCGTCGTCGTGCTGTGCGGCGTGGACGTGGCGCTGTCCGCGTCGCCGCGGCGCGTGGCGATCACCCGGTCCGTGCCCGCGCAGGTGCGGCTGACCGAGCCCGCGACGTCCGAGCTGACGCTGCGCAACGTGGGCACGCGGCGCCTGCACGCGCAGGTGCGCGACGCGTGGCCGCCGTCGGCGCTGCCCGACGCGGCGTCCCCCACGGGCGTGCGGACGCCGCGGCACCGTGTGCACCTGCCGGCGGGCGAGGCCGCGCGCGTGCGCACCGACCTGCTGCCCACGCGCCGCGGCGACCTGCAGGCGGACCGGGTGACGGTGCGGACCGTCGGTCCGCTGGGGCTGGCCGGGCGGCAGGCGTCGCTGCCCGTGCCGGGACGGCTGCGGGTGCTGCCGGAGTTCGCGTCCCGCCGCCACCTGCCGTCGCGCCTGGCGCGGCTGCGGGAGATGGACGGCCGGGCGGCGGTCCTCGTGCGGGGCCAGGGCACCGAGTTCGACTCGTTGCGCGAGTACGTCGTCGGCGACGACGTCCGCTCGATCGACTGGCGGGCCACCGCCCGGCGCGGCGACGTCGTGGTCCGCACGTGGCGGCCCGAGCGGGACCGGCGGGTGCTGATCGTGCTCGACACGTCGCGCACGTCGGCGGCACGCGTGCTGGACGCCCCGCGCCTGGAGGCGTCGGTCGAGGCCGCGCTGCTGCTGTCCGCGCTGGCGGGGCACGCGGGCGACCGCGTCGAGATGGTCGCCTATGACCGTCGCGTGCGGGCGCGGGTCACGGACACCACGCGCGTGCTGCCCGCGATGGCCCAGGCGCTGGCCGGCGTGCAGCCCGCGCTCGTCGAGACGGACTGGCCGGGGGTCGTGGGCCAGGTCCGGTCGCGCCTGAGCCGGCGCGCGCTCGTGGTGCTGCTCACCTCGCTCGACCCGTCGGCCGTCGAGCAGGGCCTGCTCGGGGTGGTCGGCCAGCTCACGCGACGGCACCAGGTCGTGCTCGCGTCGGTGGCAGACCCCGAGCTGGAGGCGCTGCGCACGGCACGCGGCTCGGCCGACGCGGTGTTCGACGCGGCCGCGGCGGAGCGCGCCGCCATCGAGCGGGTCGCGGTGACGACGCGGCTGCGGCAGCGGGGTGTCGAGGTCGTCGAGGCGCTGCCGGAGGACCTGGCGCCGCGGCTCGCCGACACGTACCTCGCGCTCAAGGCGGCGGGGCGCCTGTAG
- a CDS encoding stage II sporulation protein M — protein sequence MDLDAYSDARRPAWERLDRLVRTRRLSGAQADELVRLYQSTATDLSSVRSAAPDPESVARLSQLLARARARLAGTHALSWRDVVEFVMVTVPAALYRVRWWTVAVMTAFLVVAVAVGVLVATQPEALALMGTPAEQRDYVERAFVEYYDPGAGFAAMVWTNNAWIAAVCIGTGITGLLPAYMMLTNAVNVGAAGGLMAAHGRLDVFLQLIAPHGLLELTAIFVAGAAGLRLFWTWVDPGPRPRGRALAQEGRALFTVALGLVLVLGVSGLVEGFVTGSALPWPVKVAIGAVVLAAFWAWTIVLGGRAVRAGRTGDLEDDRAGYSVATAG from the coding sequence GTGGACCTCGACGCCTACTCCGACGCGCGCCGCCCCGCCTGGGAGCGCCTCGACCGCCTCGTGCGCACCCGCCGGCTGTCCGGCGCGCAGGCCGACGAGCTGGTCCGTCTCTACCAGTCCACCGCGACCGACCTGTCGTCCGTGCGGTCCGCCGCCCCGGACCCGGAGAGCGTCGCGCGGCTGTCCCAGCTCCTCGCCCGTGCCCGCGCCCGGCTGGCCGGCACCCACGCGCTCTCGTGGCGGGACGTCGTGGAGTTCGTCATGGTGACGGTGCCCGCGGCGCTGTACCGGGTGCGGTGGTGGACCGTCGCCGTGATGACCGCGTTCCTCGTCGTGGCCGTCGCGGTCGGGGTCCTCGTGGCCACCCAGCCCGAGGCGCTCGCCCTCATGGGTACGCCCGCCGAGCAGCGCGACTACGTCGAGCGCGCCTTCGTCGAGTACTACGACCCCGGCGCGGGGTTCGCGGCGATGGTCTGGACGAACAACGCCTGGATCGCCGCGGTCTGCATCGGGACCGGCATCACGGGCCTCCTGCCCGCCTACATGATGCTGACCAACGCGGTGAACGTCGGCGCCGCCGGTGGCCTGATGGCCGCCCACGGACGCCTGGACGTGTTCCTCCAGCTCATCGCCCCGCACGGCCTGCTCGAGCTGACGGCGATCTTCGTGGCCGGCGCCGCGGGCCTGCGCCTGTTCTGGACGTGGGTGGACCCGGGCCCGCGCCCGCGGGGCCGGGCGCTGGCCCAGGAGGGCAGGGCCCTGTTCACCGTCGCGCTCGGCCTGGTCCTCGTCCTGGGCGTGTCGGGGCTCGTCGAGGGGTTCGTCACCGGCTCGGCGCTGCCCTGGCCGGTCAAGGTCGCGATCGGCGCGGTCGTCCTGGCCGCGTTCTGGGCGTGGACGATCGTGCTCGGGGGGCGTGCCGTGCGGGCGGGGCGCACGGGCGACCTCGAGGACGACCGCGCGGGGTACTCCGTCGCCACCGCGGGCTGA
- a CDS encoding RDD family protein, with product MSSDVDQGIVTGEGVLLETRPAGFASRLLGALLDLVVLGALVLVVVVVLGNAQVVLDGQTARIVGIVSVVVVTVVLPTTVETLTRGRSLGKLVAGVRVVRDDGGPVLFRHAFVRALTGVVELWMTVGCVAVICSVVHPRGKRVGDILAGTYGVRVRGARTVTERAQMPPELAGWATHADVARLPDGLALAVRQFLGRATRLHAASRVDLGTRLVAQVRPFVSPDPPAGTHPEAFLAAVLAERRRRETLVEQERVAREQAEGALLHRLPHGVPEPQA from the coding sequence GTGAGCAGCGACGTCGACCAGGGGATCGTCACCGGCGAGGGCGTGCTGCTCGAGACGCGACCGGCGGGCTTCGCGTCCCGCCTGCTCGGCGCGCTGCTCGACCTGGTCGTCCTCGGGGCGCTCGTGCTCGTGGTGGTGGTCGTGCTCGGCAACGCGCAGGTGGTGCTGGACGGGCAGACCGCGCGCATCGTCGGCATCGTCTCCGTGGTCGTCGTCACGGTCGTCCTGCCGACGACGGTCGAGACGCTCACGCGCGGCCGGTCGCTCGGCAAGCTGGTGGCCGGGGTGCGCGTGGTGCGCGACGACGGCGGGCCGGTGCTGTTCCGGCACGCGTTCGTCCGGGCCCTGACCGGCGTCGTGGAGCTGTGGATGACGGTCGGCTGCGTGGCGGTGATCTGCTCCGTGGTGCACCCGCGCGGCAAGCGGGTGGGCGACATCCTCGCGGGCACCTACGGGGTGCGGGTGCGCGGCGCCCGGACCGTGACCGAGCGGGCGCAGATGCCTCCGGAGCTGGCGGGGTGGGCGACGCACGCGGACGTCGCGCGGCTGCCCGACGGCCTCGCGCTGGCCGTGCGGCAGTTCCTCGGCCGGGCGACGCGCCTGCACGCGGCGTCGCGGGTGGACCTGGGCACGCGCCTGGTGGCGCAGGTCCGTCCGTTCGTCAGCCCGGACCCGCCGGCGGGCACCCACCCGGAGGCGTTCCTCGCCGCCGTGCTCGCCGAGCGGCGGCGGCGCGAGACGCTGGTCGAGCAGGAGCGCGTGGCGCGGGAGCAGGCCGAGGGGGCCCTGCTGCACCGGCTGCCCCACGGCGTGCCCGAGCCGCAGGCCTGA
- a CDS encoding quaternary amine ABC transporter ATP-binding protein has product MPGGRARGDTEVDVTALLRAEGVSKVFGRRPGEAVRRLRQGATRDEVRPWGTAAVIDASFEVAAGETFVVMGLSGSGKSTLIRMLNGLWRPTEGRIMLGDDDLAQVDARRLRELRRSRVSMVFQHFALLPHRTVLDNAAYPLQVQGVRGDERRRRAGEALEMVGLSGWADSLPAQLSGGMRQRVGLARALAAGTDVLLMDEAFSALDPLIRREMQDQLLELQQTLGKTVVFITHDLNEAMYLGDRIAVMRDGRIVQVGTGEEVLSAPADDYVAQFVADVDRSRVLTASSVMRSPAVTVQVTAGPRQVLRTLREHQVPAAYVVDRRRVLQGLVRDAGVVESLRQGAAALTDAVERDVTTVGPGTALADVFAPAAQSALPVPVVDDGGRLVGVVPRATLLEAMTPLDVTVEDELPHTPPDGSPLPGDAPVATTPTDRPTDAEVLA; this is encoded by the coding sequence ATGCCCGGCGGCCGGGCTCGAGGAGACACAGAGGTGGACGTGACCGCACTGCTGCGCGCCGAGGGCGTGTCCAAGGTGTTCGGACGACGACCCGGCGAGGCCGTCCGGCGGCTGCGCCAGGGCGCGACCCGCGACGAGGTCCGGCCCTGGGGCACCGCGGCCGTCATCGACGCGAGCTTCGAGGTCGCGGCCGGCGAGACGTTCGTCGTGATGGGGCTGTCGGGATCGGGCAAGTCGACGCTGATCCGGATGCTCAACGGCCTGTGGCGCCCCACCGAGGGGCGCATCATGCTCGGCGACGACGACCTCGCCCAGGTCGACGCCCGGCGCCTGCGCGAGCTGCGCCGCAGCCGCGTGAGCATGGTCTTCCAGCACTTCGCCCTGCTCCCCCACCGCACGGTGCTGGACAACGCCGCCTACCCCCTGCAGGTCCAGGGCGTGCGCGGGGACGAGCGGCGACGCCGGGCCGGCGAGGCCCTGGAGATGGTCGGGCTGTCCGGCTGGGCGGACTCCCTGCCCGCCCAGCTGTCCGGCGGCATGCGGCAGCGCGTGGGCCTGGCACGTGCGCTGGCCGCCGGCACCGACGTGCTGCTCATGGACGAGGCGTTCTCCGCCCTCGACCCCCTGATCCGCCGCGAGATGCAGGACCAGCTCCTCGAGCTCCAGCAGACCCTCGGCAAGACGGTCGTGTTCATCACCCACGACCTCAACGAGGCCATGTACCTCGGCGACCGGATCGCGGTCATGCGCGACGGCCGCATCGTGCAGGTCGGCACGGGCGAGGAGGTGCTGTCCGCGCCCGCCGACGACTACGTCGCCCAGTTCGTGGCGGACGTCGACCGGTCCCGCGTGCTGACGGCGTCGTCGGTCATGCGCAGCCCGGCCGTCACGGTGCAGGTGACCGCGGGGCCGCGGCAGGTGCTGCGGACGCTGCGCGAGCACCAGGTGCCCGCCGCGTACGTCGTGGACCGCCGCCGGGTCCTGCAGGGCCTCGTGCGCGACGCCGGCGTCGTGGAGTCGCTGCGCCAGGGCGCTGCCGCGCTGACCGACGCGGTCGAGCGCGACGTCACGACCGTCGGCCCCGGCACCGCGCTGGCGGACGTGTTCGCCCCGGCGGCGCAGTCCGCGCTGCCGGTGCCCGTCGTCGACGACGGGGGACGCCTCGTGGGTGTCGTCCCGCGCGCGACGCTGCTCGAGGCGATGACTCCGCTCGACGTGACCGTGGAGGACGAGCTGCCGCACACCCCGCCGGACGGCTCGCCCCTGCCCGGCGACGCCCCGGTCGCCACGACCCCGACCGACCGCCCCACGGATGCGGAGGTGCTCGCGTGA
- a CDS encoding ABC transporter permease, with protein MSATAPLPRLPLGDAVESAVDWVTVTFRVVFRTLRDLGEGTYDVLVAVLAGPPAWATALALVVLALLVRGWRLAVGVGVGFALVIAVGQWDNAMDSLALVLLASVLALALAVPLGIWAARSDRVSGLLRPVLDLMQTMPALVYLIPMVFIFRVGIVPGIVGTVIFAMVPGVRFTELGIRQVDREVVEAGHAFGATEGRILRDIQLPLALPTIMAGVNQVIMLALSMVVMAGLVGAGGLGGEVVSALTRVNISLGVEAGLSVVILAMFLDRVTSALAARAPVSRALAASAA; from the coding sequence GTGAGCGCCACGGCCCCCCTGCCCCGCCTGCCCCTGGGCGACGCCGTCGAGTCGGCGGTCGACTGGGTCACCGTCACGTTCCGCGTGGTCTTCCGGACGCTGCGCGACCTCGGCGAGGGCACCTACGACGTCCTCGTGGCCGTCCTCGCCGGCCCGCCCGCGTGGGCCACGGCGCTCGCGCTCGTCGTGCTCGCCCTGCTCGTGCGGGGCTGGCGCCTCGCGGTCGGGGTCGGCGTCGGGTTCGCGCTCGTCATCGCGGTGGGCCAGTGGGACAACGCCATGGACAGCCTGGCCCTCGTGCTGCTGGCCTCCGTCCTGGCCCTCGCCCTGGCCGTGCCGCTGGGGATCTGGGCGGCCCGCAGCGACCGCGTCTCCGGGCTGCTGCGCCCCGTGCTGGACCTCATGCAGACGATGCCCGCGCTCGTCTACCTCATCCCGATGGTCTTCATCTTCCGCGTCGGCATCGTGCCGGGCATCGTGGGGACCGTGATCTTCGCGATGGTGCCCGGTGTGCGCTTCACCGAGCTCGGCATCCGGCAGGTCGACCGCGAGGTCGTCGAGGCCGGGCACGCCTTCGGCGCGACCGAGGGCCGCATCCTGCGCGACATCCAGCTGCCCCTCGCGCTGCCGACCATCATGGCCGGCGTCAACCAGGTCATCATGCTCGCCCTGTCGATGGTCGTCATGGCCGGCCTCGTCGGTGCCGGCGGCCTGGGCGGCGAGGTCGTCAGCGCCCTGACCCGCGTGAACATCTCCCTCGGCGTCGAGGCCGGCCTGTCGGTCGTGATCCTGGCGATGTTCCTCGACCGCGTGACGTCGGCGCTGGCCGCCCGCGCACCCGTCTCGCGCGCCCTGGCCGCGTCCGCGGCCTGA
- a CDS encoding glycine betaine ABC transporter substrate-binding protein has product MTRTRLRTTLATATALTLGLAACSGGDAGAERLENGDLPTVSIGIHSGWDEGIAVSHLFAAVLEDSGYEVETQEADPGIVYTGLASGDYDVNFDMWLPATHADYLEEYGEDLEQLGVWYDDATLTVAVNEDAPITSLDELADNADAFDGRIIGIEAGAGLTRIVQDEAVPEYGLEDMELVVSSTPAMLAELDAATSAGEDVVVTLWRPHWAYDAYPIRDLEDPAGVMGDAEEIHSVGRTGFAEDYPSLSAMVADFTLTDEQLFSLENLMFNEDGGSDPAGSARTWLEQNPDVAEQMEQAAGL; this is encoded by the coding sequence ATGACCCGCACACGCCTGCGCACGACCCTCGCCACCGCGACGGCCCTCACCCTGGGGCTCGCCGCCTGCTCCGGCGGCGACGCCGGGGCCGAGCGCCTCGAGAACGGCGACCTGCCGACGGTGTCGATCGGCATCCACTCCGGCTGGGACGAGGGCATCGCCGTCTCGCACCTGTTCGCGGCGGTCCTTGAGGACTCCGGGTACGAGGTCGAGACCCAGGAGGCCGACCCGGGCATCGTCTACACCGGCCTGGCCTCGGGCGACTACGACGTGAACTTCGACATGTGGCTGCCCGCGACGCACGCGGACTACCTCGAGGAGTACGGCGAGGACCTCGAGCAGCTCGGCGTCTGGTACGACGACGCCACGCTGACGGTCGCGGTGAACGAGGACGCCCCGATCACGTCGCTCGACGAGCTGGCGGACAACGCCGACGCGTTCGACGGCCGGATCATCGGCATCGAGGCCGGAGCAGGCCTGACGCGCATCGTCCAGGACGAGGCCGTGCCGGAGTACGGCCTGGAGGACATGGAGCTCGTGGTGTCGTCCACGCCCGCCATGCTGGCCGAGCTCGATGCCGCCACGTCGGCCGGCGAGGACGTCGTCGTCACGCTGTGGCGCCCGCACTGGGCGTACGACGCGTACCCGATCCGCGACCTCGAGGACCCTGCGGGGGTCATGGGCGACGCCGAGGAGATCCACTCCGTGGGCCGCACCGGCTTCGCCGAGGACTACCCGTCGCTGTCGGCCATGGTCGCGGACTTCACGCTGACCGACGAGCAGCTCTTCTCGCTCGAGAACCTCATGTTCAACGAGGACGGCGGGTCCGACCCGGCCGGGTCGGCGCGCACGTGGCTCGAGCAGAACCCGGACGTCGCCGAGCAGATGGAGCAGGCCGCCGGCCTGTGA
- a CDS encoding Trm112 family protein, with product MSDEATAVRLDPWARALLRCPVTGSELVDGTDVDGAPVLIGTDGTRRLAYPVRDGIPVLLVDEARPL from the coding sequence ATGAGCGACGAGGCGACGGCCGTGCGGCTCGACCCGTGGGCGCGGGCGCTGCTGCGCTGCCCCGTGACGGGGTCCGAGCTGGTGGACGGGACGGACGTGGACGGGGCACCGGTGCTGATCGGCACCGACGGCACGCGCCGGCTCGCGTACCCGGTGCGCGACGGCATCCCCGTGCTGCTGGTCGACGAGGCTCGCCCGCTCTGA
- a CDS encoding phosphomannomutase/phosphoglucomutase gives MPAPVDLSALIKAYDVRGTYPDQLDARVARAIGAAFADVVVLPEATGTPTVVVGNDMRPSGPELVGAFADGLTARGVDVVLIGLCSTDGLYHASGARGVPGAMFTASHNPAEYNGIKLCRAGARPVGQDSGLTQVRELAGRYLAEEVPVVDAPGTVREEEMLTEYATFLRSLVDLSGGRPLKVVVDAGNGMGGHTVPAVLGTGAGLPELPLDVVPLYFELDGTFPNHEANPLEPANLVDLQAAVVEHGADLGLAFDGDADRCFVVDENGDAVSPSAITALVGLREVAREVAAGRTPTVIHNLITSQVVPDLLGAAGARTVRTRVGHSFIKAQMAEHDAVFGGEHSAHYYFRDFFFADTGMLAAMHVLAALGSQPHPLSALADQYQPYAASGEINSRVTDVAAARARVVEAYVTQQGAGPVEVDELDGLTVSHWSSHPQWWFNLRASNTEPLLRLNVEAADEDVMEKVRDDVLGLVRQEEGA, from the coding sequence GTGCCCGCACCTGTCGACCTGTCCGCGCTCATCAAGGCCTACGACGTGCGTGGCACGTACCCCGACCAGCTCGACGCCCGGGTGGCCCGCGCCATCGGCGCGGCCTTCGCCGACGTGGTGGTGCTGCCGGAGGCCACGGGCACCCCGACGGTCGTCGTCGGCAACGACATGCGGCCGTCCGGCCCCGAGCTCGTCGGCGCCTTCGCCGACGGCCTGACGGCCCGCGGCGTCGACGTCGTCCTCATCGGCCTGTGCTCGACCGACGGGCTGTACCACGCGTCGGGCGCCCGCGGCGTCCCGGGGGCGATGTTCACGGCCAGCCACAACCCGGCCGAGTACAACGGCATCAAGCTGTGCCGCGCCGGCGCCCGGCCGGTGGGGCAGGACAGCGGCCTGACGCAGGTCCGCGAGCTCGCGGGCCGCTACCTAGCGGAGGAGGTCCCGGTCGTCGACGCGCCGGGCACGGTCCGCGAGGAGGAGATGCTCACGGAGTACGCGACGTTCCTGCGCTCGCTGGTCGACCTGTCCGGGGGGCGGCCGCTGAAGGTCGTCGTCGACGCGGGCAACGGCATGGGCGGGCACACCGTCCCGGCGGTGCTGGGCACCGGTGCCGGCCTGCCGGAGCTGCCGCTGGACGTCGTGCCGCTGTACTTCGAGCTGGACGGGACCTTCCCCAACCACGAGGCCAACCCGCTGGAGCCCGCCAACCTGGTGGACCTGCAGGCCGCGGTCGTCGAGCACGGTGCGGACCTGGGCCTGGCGTTCGACGGCGACGCGGACCGCTGCTTCGTGGTCGACGAGAACGGCGACGCGGTGAGCCCGTCCGCGATCACCGCGCTGGTCGGCCTGCGCGAGGTCGCCCGCGAGGTCGCCGCCGGCCGGACGCCGACGGTGATCCACAACCTCATCACGTCCCAGGTGGTGCCCGACCTGCTGGGCGCCGCGGGCGCGCGCACCGTCCGCACCCGTGTGGGCCACTCGTTCATCAAGGCGCAGATGGCCGAGCACGACGCCGTCTTCGGCGGCGAGCACAGCGCGCACTACTACTTCCGCGACTTCTTCTTCGCCGACACCGGCATGCTCGCGGCCATGCACGTGCTGGCCGCGCTCGGGTCGCAGCCGCACCCGCTGTCGGCGCTGGCCGACCAGTACCAGCCGTACGCGGCGAGCGGCGAGATCAACTCGCGGGTCACCGACGTGGCCGCGGCGCGGGCCCGCGTGGTCGAGGCCTACGTGACGCAGCAGGGCGCCGGGCCGGTCGAGGTCGACGAGCTCGACGGCCTGACGGTCTCGCACTGGTCGAGCCACCCGCAGTGGTGGTTCAACCTGCGGGCGTCGAACACCGAGCCGCTGCTGCGCCTGAACGTCGAGGCGGCCGACGAGGACGTCATGGAGAAGGTCCGCGACGACGTCCTGGGCCTGGTCCGGCAGGAGGAGGGCGCATGA
- a CDS encoding DUF3499 domain-containing protein yields the protein MRSVRQCSRTACPHAAVATLTYVYADSTAVLGPLAQLAEPHSYDLCVAHAERLTAPRGWEIVRLTPDLQAPEPSRDDLLALADAVREAGRRRAPEPVGPLESVPPPPAPEDGRRRGHLRVVHGDGAP from the coding sequence GTGAGATCCGTCCGCCAGTGCTCGCGCACCGCGTGCCCGCACGCCGCGGTCGCCACGCTCACCTACGTGTACGCGGACTCCACGGCCGTGCTCGGGCCGCTGGCGCAGCTGGCCGAGCCCCACTCGTACGACCTCTGCGTCGCGCACGCCGAGCGGCTGACGGCCCCGCGGGGCTGGGAGATCGTCCGGCTCACCCCGGACCTGCAGGCCCCCGAGCCGAGCCGCGACGACCTCCTGGCCCTGGCCGACGCGGTCCGTGAGGCGGGCCGGCGCCGTGCTCCGGAGCCGGTCGGGCCGCTGGAGTCCGTGCCGCCGCCCCCGGCCCCCGAGGACGGTCGCCGCCGCGGGCACCTGCGCGTGGTGCACGGGGACGGCGCGCCGTGA
- a CDS encoding metallopeptidase family protein: MSSAPRRPGPSDRGSVARRASPPPGAALAGGHAVRRRDRRGRGPRGPLLPMSTPGYRTRAERFDDLVLDAVEELEQRWSAQLAGTEFAVEDVPPSNPAPWERGGVPLGRCFPADAGLPHRVVVYRRPVEQRAADPADLADLVRDVVVEQVAHLLGRSPDDVDPGYGEDH, encoded by the coding sequence GTGAGCTCAGCGCCCCGCCGCCCCGGCCCGTCGGACCGCGGGTCCGTCGCGCGCCGCGCGTCCCCGCCGCCCGGTGCGGCGCTCGCGGGCGGGCACGCGGTCCGTCGTCGTGACCGTCGCGGGCGGGGCCCCCGGGGCCCGCTGCTGCCCATGTCGACGCCCGGCTACCGCACCCGCGCCGAACGGTTCGACGACCTCGTGCTCGACGCCGTCGAGGAGCTCGAGCAGCGGTGGTCCGCCCAGCTGGCCGGCACCGAGTTCGCCGTCGAGGACGTGCCGCCGTCGAACCCGGCGCCGTGGGAGCGGGGCGGCGTCCCGCTCGGACGCTGCTTCCCCGCCGACGCCGGGCTGCCGCACCGGGTCGTGGTGTACCGCCGCCCGGTCGAGCAGCGGGCCGCGGACCCGGCGGACCTCGCCGACCTCGTCCGCGACGTCGTCGTCGAGCAGGTCGCCCACCTGCTCGGAAGATCCCCCGACGACGTGGACCCGGGCTACGGCGAGGACCACTAA
- a CDS encoding glycosyltransferase family 2 protein, translated as MSATSPAPSPSSPAHAPEAVPADATARAASRSAATRVRVVCVVFHPGDELDRFVRTLATATADPVELVIVDNGTDQTVASRVADAAGASLVVPGRNLGYGAAANLGCQGASTPYLVVANSDIEWTPGSLDRLLAAGDEQPTAGALGPMLLNTDGSVYPSARALPSLAAGAGHAIFAKPWPNNPWTRTYQARHETMGGYLRAAGWLSGACLVLRRAAFEQIGGFDESYFMFFEDVDLGERLGRAGWENVYVPDVHVTHVGGTSWRQRPAPMIRAHHASARQYLGRRYRRWYQAPVRLALSLGLRVRERVQMRATERA; from the coding sequence ATGAGTGCGACGAGCCCGGCGCCGAGCCCCTCCTCCCCCGCCCACGCGCCGGAGGCGGTCCCTGCCGACGCCACCGCCCGGGCGGCGTCCCGATCCGCGGCCACGCGCGTGCGCGTCGTGTGCGTCGTCTTCCACCCCGGTGACGAGCTCGACCGCTTCGTGCGGACGCTCGCCACCGCGACGGCCGACCCGGTCGAGCTCGTGATCGTCGACAACGGGACCGACCAGACCGTGGCCTCCCGCGTCGCGGACGCGGCCGGCGCGTCCCTCGTCGTCCCGGGGCGCAACCTGGGCTACGGCGCCGCCGCGAACCTCGGCTGCCAGGGGGCGAGCACCCCGTACCTCGTGGTCGCCAACTCCGACATCGAGTGGACCCCGGGCTCGCTGGACCGGCTGCTCGCGGCCGGCGACGAGCAGCCGACCGCCGGTGCGCTCGGTCCCATGCTGCTGAACACCGACGGCAGCGTGTACCCCTCCGCGCGCGCACTGCCGTCGCTGGCGGCCGGCGCGGGCCACGCGATCTTCGCCAAGCCGTGGCCCAACAACCCGTGGACGCGCACCTACCAGGCCCGGCACGAGACGATGGGCGGCTACCTGCGCGCGGCCGGCTGGCTCTCGGGCGCGTGCCTCGTGCTGCGCCGGGCGGCGTTCGAGCAGATCGGCGGCTTCGACGAGAGCTACTTCATGTTCTTCGAGGACGTGGACCTCGGGGAGCGCCTCGGGCGCGCCGGCTGGGAGAACGTCTACGTCCCGGACGTGCACGTGACCCACGTGGGCGGCACGTCGTGGCGGCAGCGCCCGGCGCCGATGATCCGCGCGCACCATGCGTCCGCCCGCCAGTACCTGGGCCGGCGGTACAGGCGCTGGTACCAGGCGCCCGTGCGGCTCGCGCTCAGCCTCGGCCTGCGGGTGCGCGAGCGCGTGCAGATGCGCGCGACCGAGCGCGCCTGA